One window from the genome of Lacerta agilis isolate rLacAgi1 chromosome 16, rLacAgi1.pri, whole genome shotgun sequence encodes:
- the LOC117061263 gene encoding purpurin encodes MKYAQYTFLVTIISIIDYSSAQPSCAVESFSVKEDFDPKRYAGKWYALAKKDPEGLFLQDNISAEYTIEEDGTMIASSKGRVKLFGFWVICADMAAQYSVPDPTTPAKMFMNYQGLASYLSSGGDNYWVIDTDYDNYAITYACRSLKEDGSCDDGYSLIFSRNPRGLPPAIQRIVRQKQEEICMSGQFQPVLQSGAC; translated from the exons ATGAAATACGCTCAGTACACATTCCTGGTGACGATCATCTCCATTATTGATTATTCCTCGGCGCAGCCTTCGTGTGCAGTGGAATCTTTCTCTGTGAAGGAAGACTTTGACCCCAAGAGG TATGCAGGTAAATGGTATGCGCTGGCCAAGAAAGACCCAGAAGGCCTGTTTCTACAAGATAACATCTCAGCTGAATATACCATTGAGGAAGACGGCACTATGATTGCATCTTCCAAAGGCAGAGTGAAGCTTTTCGG GTTCTGGGTGATCTGCGCCGACATGGCCGCCCAATACTCAGTGCCTGACCCCACCACTCCAGCAAAAATGTTCATGAATTATCAAGGCCTAGCAAGCTATTTGTCAAGTGGAG GTGACAACTACTGGGTGATTGACACAGACTACGACAACTATGCCATCACCTATGCCTGCCGCAGTCTGAAAGAGGATGGCTCCTGCGATGACGGCTACTCCCTTATTTTCTCCCGCAACCCTCGTGGTCTGCCCCCAGCCATTCAGCGCATTGTGCGCCAGAAGCAGGAAGAAATCTGCATGTCTGGCCAGTTCCAGCCTGTGCTACAGTCAG GGGCCTGTTAA
- the PDE6B gene encoding rod cGMP-specific 3',5'-cyclic phosphodiesterase subunit beta, producing MSINAGEVERFLDTHPDFARQYFEKKMGNGTRVATTNSHQCLEEFTGLGQEEESEAFFELIQDMQESINMEKVVFKTLRRISALIHADRCSLFMFRQRNGTPELATRLFNIHKESALEECLVAPDCEIVFPLDIGVVGHVAQTKKTVNIPDVGECDHFSTFVDGLTDYTTRNILATPIMNGKDVVAVIMAVNKVGGPFFSSADESIFLKYLNFASLNLKIYHLSYLHNCETRRGQVLLWSANKVFEELTDIERQFHKSFYTVRAYLNCDRYSVGLLDMSKEKEFFDLWPVLMGEIPPYSGPRTPDGREIIFYKVIDYILHGKEEIKVIPNPKPDHWALVSGLPTYVAETGFICNIMDAASDEMFTFQESPVDESGWIIKNVLSMPIVNKKEEIVGVATFYNRKDGKPFDEQDETLMESLTQFLGWSVLNTDTYDKMNKLENRKDIAQDMVLYHVQCDKNEMQAILPTRQKLGKEVAECDEEELAAVLKEQLPDPAQFEIYDFHFSDLEWTELDLVKCGIQMYYELGVVKKFQIPQEVLVRFIYSVSKGYRRITYHNWRHGFNVAQTMFTLLMTGNLKQYYTDLEALAMVTAALCHDIDHRGTNNLYQMKSQHSLAKLHGSSILERHHLEFGKFLLSEESLNIYQNLNRRQFEHVNHLMDIAIIATDLALYFKKRTMFQKIVDESKTYNSEREWVEYMSLETTKKEIVMAMMMTACDLSAITKPWEVQSKVALLVAAEFWEQGDMEINVLQQQPIPMMDRRKAAELPKLQVGFIDFVCTFVYKEFTRFHSEIQPMYDRLLNNRKEWKALADEYDEKMKALEEKQKKEEEKMAASRG from the exons ATGAGCATCAACGCAGGTGAAGTTGAAAGATTCCTGGACACCCATCCAGATTTTGCTAGGCAGTATTTTGAGAAGAAAATGGGGAATGGGACCCGGGTTGCCACGACAAATAGCCACCAATGCTTGGAAGAGTTCACTGGGCTgggccaggaggaggagagcgAAGCGTTTTTTGAGCTGATCCAAGACATGCAGGAAAGCATCAACATGGAGAAGGTTGTCTTCAAGACCCTACGGAGAATCAGTGCCCTGATCCATGCCGACCGGTGCAGCCTCTTCATGTTCAGGCAGCGAAATGGCACCCCTGAGCTTGCAACCCGGCTGTTCAACATTCATAAGGAGAGCGCACTAGAAGAATGCTTGGTAGCCCCTGACTGCGAAATTGTCTTCCCTTTAGACATTGGTGTCGTGGGCCACGTTGCTCAGACCAAGAAGACCGTGAACATCCCAGACGTTGGTGAG tgtGACCATTTTAGTACTTTTGTTGATGGACTCACCGACTACACTACAAGGAACATCCTTGCAACCCCAATCATGAATGGCAAAGATGTGGTTGCTGTGATCATGGCAGTGAATAAAGTCGGAGGTCCATTCTTCAGCAGCGCAGATGAAAGT ATTTTCCTGAAGTACCTCAATTTTGCCTCTTTGAACCTGAAAATTTATCATCTGAGCTACCTTCACAACTGTGAAACTAGAAGAGGTCAG GTTTTGCTGTGGTCAGCCAATAAGGTATTTGAGGAACTGACTGACATTGAAAGGCAATTCCACAAATCATTTTACACAGTGAGAGCATATTTGAATTGTGACAGGTACTCTGTAGGCCTTCTGGATATGAGCAAAGAAAAG GAATTCTTTGATTTGTGGCCAGTTCTAATGGGTGAAATTCCCCCTTACTCAGGACCTCGGACTCCAGATGGCAGA GAGATCATCTTTTATAAAGTCATTGATTATATCTTACatggaaaggaagaaataaaagtcATCCC AAATCCTAAGCCAGATCACTGGGCATTGGTTAGCGGCCTTCCAACATATGTTGCAGAAACTGGATTT atttgcaacATTATGGATGCAGCTTCGGACGAAATGTTTACGTTTCAG GAAAGTCCTGTTGATGAATCAGGGTGGATCATCAAAAATGTTCTCTCCATGCCAATAGTCAACAAAAAGGAAGAGATTGTTGGTGTTGCTACCTTTTACAACAGAAAAGATGGGAAGCCCTTTGATGAACAGGATGAAACACTAATGGAG TCCTTGACACAGTTCCTTGGCTGGTCTGTGCTCAATACTGATACCTACGATAAGATGAACAAACTGGAGAATCGAAAGGATATCGCCCAGGACATGGTGCTCTATCATGTGCAATGCGACAAGAATGAAATGCAAGCAATACTG CCGACACGACAGAAACTTGGGAAAGAGGTTGCTGAGTGTGATGAGGAGGAGCTGGCTGCAGTTCTA aAAGAACAGCTTCCAGATCCTGCACAATTTGAGATCTACGATTTCCACTTTTCTGATTTGGAATGGACTGAACTCGACCTTGTGAAATGTGGCATTCAGATGTATTATGAACTTGGAGTGGTGAAAAAATTCCAGATTCCACAGGAG GTCCTGGTGAGGTTCATATATTCCGTCAGCAAGGGTTACAGAAGGATTACCTATCACAACTGGCGCCATGGCTTCAATGTTGCACAAACCATGTTCACACTTCTCATG ACAGGCAATCTGAAGCAGTACTACACAGATCTTGAAGCACTTGCCATGGTGACTGCGGCTTTGTGTCATGATATTGACCATCGAGGGACCAACAATCTTTATCAGATGAA ATCACAACACTCGTTAGCCAAACTTCATGGTTCATCAATTCTAGAGAGACACCACTTGGAATTTGGCAAGTTTCTACTCTCAGAAGAG TCTCTGAACATTTACCAGAACCTTAACCGGAGGCAATTTGAGCATGTGAATCACTTGATGGATATTGCCATTATAGCTACGGACTTAGCATTGTACTTCAA aaagaggacAATGTTTCAGAAGATTGTTGATGAATCCAAAACCTACAACAGTGAGAGAGAGTGGGTTGAATATATGTCCTTGGAGACAACAAAAAAAGAGATTGTCAt GGCTATGATGATGACTGCCTGTGACTTATCTGCTATCACGAAACCCTGGGAAGTACAGAGTAAG GTGGCACTACTTGTAGCAGCTGAATTCTGGGAACAAGGAGATATGGAAATAAATGTACTTCAGCAACAACCTATT cctATGATGGACAGAAGGAAAGCTGCTGAGCTTCCAAAACTTCAAGTTGGTTTCATTGACTTTGTGTGCACCTTTGTTTATAAG